One genomic region from Erythrolamprus reginae isolate rEryReg1 unplaced genomic scaffold, rEryReg1.hap1 scaffold_145, whole genome shotgun sequence encodes:
- the LOC139155933 gene encoding zinc finger and SCAN domain-containing protein 2-like: MASKEEDEDLMSPRDQQDYLPVVQKEEKAERQRVASPGDVSEGTGGSNHVGLLKNEEKISHGKNTSGMGERSPSQPGHAPFSASQYWDDLFLSSIEKAVNTQPGKWMSQLIPGLKDEGEAFEDKEFGDYGKVKAAILRVDAISTEVQRQHFRRFLYREVDGPREACSRLWFLCHRWLKPERHTKEQILELLILEQFLAILPTEIQGLVKDGCPETCAQAVTLAEDFLLSQQEAERPTQQVPELLEETGASSPKASDQTLPDTEQSQLSLEVKQEQLLEDSSSEDLCPSNNDAGIPQLATRGPELRHEAPEGSTPDSVSDEEQGSISEGQRKPEHAGSRTLPRKRVQNSISLVEGYQNLGVTPTEKKNADDEPAVKIIICQETFNQGSNHAGGKVHKCSVCGKCFSLRSRLIVHERTHTGEKPYTCSECGRSFSVSSSLIAHRRTHTGEKPYKCSHCAKSFSVKSGLIAHERTHTGEKPYKCLYCSKSFRRNSGLVSHQRIHTGDKPYQCSVCEKSFSDISNLITHHRIHTGEKPYKCLECGKSFSQSSYLNSHQRIHTGEKPYECSECGKTFSVSSRLRKHQRSHTGERPFVCLDCGKTFSESSDLLAHERAHTGEKPFHCSFCGKSFLRSSEVVSHERIHTGEKPYQCGECGKSFSVSSRLSAHRRIHTGEKPFQCMVCERSFSYKSHLITHQRIHTGEKPFQCSICGKSFRGSSSLVAHERTHTGEKPYRCLDCGKNFTQSSNLISHQRIHTEGNP; encoded by the exons ATGGCCTCCAAGGAGGAAGACGAAGACTTGATGAGCCCCCGGGATCAACAGGATTATCTGCCGGTGGtgcagaaggaggagaaagcaGAAAGACAGAGAGTGGCAAGTCCTGGAGATGTTTCTGAAGGAACCGGGGGGAGCAACCATGTCGGCCTGCTAAAAAACGAAGAGAAAATATCACACGGGAAAAACACCTCAGGAATGGGGGAAAGGTCTCCATCTCAACCCGGGCATGCTCCGTTCTCGGCTTCCCAATACTGGGACGATTTATTTCTGTCCTCCATCGAAAAGGCGGTCAACACTCAACCCGGAAAATGGATGTCCCAGCTCATCCCAGGCCTCAAAGACGAAGGAGAAGCCTTCGAGGACAAAGAGTTTGGAGACTACGGGAAGGTGAAGGCAGCCATCTTGCGGGTGGACGCAATCAGTACTGAAGTCCAGCGGCAGCATTTCCGGCGGTTCTTATACCGAGAGGTAGATGGTCCCCGGGAAGCCTGCAGCCGTCTCTGGTTCTTGTGTCACCGGTGGCTGAAGCCAGAGAGGCACACCAAGGAGCAGATCTTGGAGTTGCTGATCCTGGAGCAGTTCTTGGCCATCCTGCCCACGGAGATCCAGGGCTTGGTCAAAGATGGCTGCCCTGAGACTTGTGCCCAGGCAGTGACCCTGGCCGAGGACTTCCTCTTGAGCCAACAAGAAGCTGAGAGGCCGACTCAGCAG GTGCCTGAGTTATTGGAGGAGACGGGGGCGAGCTCTCCAAAGGCCAGTGACCAAACCTTGCCGGACACCGAGCAGAGTCAACTGAGTTTGGAAGTTAAACAGGAGCAGCTTCTGGAGGACTCATCTTCAG AGGATCTCTGCCCAAGTAACAACGATGCTGGGATTCCGCAATTGGCGACGAGAGGACCTGAGCTGCGGCACGAGGCACCCGAGGGGAGCACCCCAGATTCTGTTTCAGACGAGGAGCAAGGATCCATCTCTGAAGGTCAGCGGAAGCCAGAACACGCTGGCTCAAGAACACTTCCAAGGAAGAGGGTTCAAAACTCCATTTCTTTGGTGGAGGGTTACCAAAATCTCGGCGTCACcccaacagaaaagaaaaacgCCGATGACGAACCAGCTGTCAAGATCATTATATGCCAAGAAactttcaaccagggttccaatCATGCAGGGGGAAAAGTCCACAAGTGCTCGGTGTGCGGAAAGTGTTTCAGTCTTCGTTCACGCCTGATTGTCCACGAGAGGACCCACACGGGCGAGAAACCTTACACGTGTTCGGAGTGCGGGCGAAGCTTCAGCGTCAGCTCCAGTCTCATCGCCCACCGGAGGACCCACACGGGCGAGAAGCCCTACAAGTGTTCCCATTGCGCAAAGAGTTTCAGCGTGAAGTCCGGGCTGATCGCCCACGAGCGGACCCACACGGGAGAGAAGCCCTACAAGTGTCTGTACTGCAGCAAAAGCTTCCGCCGCAATTCGGGTCTCGTGAGCCACCAGCGAATCCACACGGGAGACAAGCCGTACCAGTGTTCGGTGTGCGAGAAAAGCTTCAGCGACATCTCCAACCTCATTACCCATCACCGGATCCACACGGGAGAAAAACCCTACAAATGCTTGGAGTGCGGGAAAAGCTTCAGCCAGAGCTCGTACCTCAACAGCCACCAGAGAATCCACACGGGGGAAAAGCCATACGAGTGCTCCGAGTGCGGGAAGACCTTCAGCGTCAGCTCTCGGCTCCGGAAGCACCAAAGGAGCCACACCGGAGAAAGACCTTTTGTCTGCTTGGACTGCGGGAAAACGTTCAGCGAGAGCTCTGATCTCCTGGCCCATGAGAGGGcgcacacgggagagaaaccctttcacTGCTCCTTTTGCGGGAAGAGTTTTCTCCGTAGCTCCGAGGTGGTGAGCCACGAGAGAATCCACACGGGCGAAAAACCGTATCAGTGCGGggagtgtgggaaaagctttagcgTCAGCTCGCGCCTGAGCGCGCACCGGAGGATTCACACGGGGGAAAAGCCATTCCAGTGCATGGTGTGCGAGAGAAGCTTCAGTTACAAATCCCACCTCATTACTCACCAGAGAATCCATACCGGGGAGAAACCGTTCCAATGTTCCATCTGCGGGAAGAGTTTCCGGGGCAGTTCCAGCTTAGTGGCGCACGAGCGGACTCACACCGGAGAGAAGCCGTACCGGTGTCTGGACTGTGGGAAAAACTTTACTCAGAGCTCAAACCTCATTAGTCATCAGCGAATCCACACAGAAGGGAATCCTTGA